A genome region from bacterium includes the following:
- a CDS encoding response regulator, with product MKGKVILLVEDNPDDELLTIRALKKNNILNEVVVARDGVEAIDYLFGTGAHAGRDTTVMPQVILLDLKLPKVNGLEVLERVRSDDRTMYLPVVVLTTSNEEVDLVKSYRLRANSYVRKPVDFEQFTDAVKQLGMYWLILNQAPESITDL from the coding sequence ATGAAGGGCAAGGTCATACTTCTCGTAGAGGACAACCCGGACGACGAACTCTTAACCATCAGGGCGCTGAAAAAGAACAACATCCTGAACGAAGTCGTGGTGGCCAGAGACGGAGTGGAGGCGATCGACTACCTTTTCGGCACCGGCGCTCACGCGGGGCGGGATACCACGGTCATGCCGCAGGTGATACTTCTCGACCTCAAGCTCCCCAAGGTCAACGGGCTGGAGGTTCTTGAGCGGGTACGTTCCGACGACAGGACGATGTACCTTCCCGTGGTGGTTCTCACCACCTCGAACGAGGAGGTGGACCTCGTCAAGAGCTATCGCCTCAGGGCCAACAGCTACGTCAGAAAGCCCGTCGATTTCGAGCAGTTCACCGATGCCGTGAAACAGCTCGGAATGTACTGGCTGATTCTGAATCAGGCCCCCGAAAGCATTACGGACCTTTAA